From Sulfurovum zhangzhouensis, one genomic window encodes:
- a CDS encoding DsrE family protein, translated as MDKLLIVWSSGEVEVAKKMVLLYSSVILPRGYWDRAHLMIWGPSVKLLAENKELQEMLAKVRETGVELSCCVVCSDDYGVTEQLEAMGVEATHTGELMTEALKTDWKVVTF; from the coding sequence ATGGACAAGTTACTGATCGTATGGAGCTCAGGCGAAGTTGAAGTAGCCAAAAAGATGGTACTGCTCTACAGCAGTGTGATACTTCCGCGTGGATACTGGGATAGAGCCCATTTGATGATATGGGGACCTTCAGTAAAACTGCTGGCTGAGAACAAAGAACTTCAGGAAATGCTTGCTAAAGTAAGAGAGACGGGTGTAGAACTCTCATGCTGTGTGGTATGCAGTGATGACTATGGTGTGACTGAACAGCTTGAAGCGATGGGTGTGGAAGCGACCCATACAGGTGAGTTGATGACCGAAGCACTGAAGACAGATTGGAAAGTAGTAACTTTTTAG
- a CDS encoding heat shock protein transcriptional repressor HspR → MHSYDEPVYLISVVATMLDIHPQTLRQYEREGLVEPSRTSGRMRLYSQRDIDRMKLILQLTRQMGVNLAGVDVALKLKEQIDTMQDEIDQLREELRKVNRHGSVHSSKALVTKSSYDIIIFEE, encoded by the coding sequence ATGCACAGTTATGATGAACCCGTATATCTAATCTCTGTAGTAGCAACAATGCTTGATATCCACCCTCAGACATTGCGTCAATATGAACGAGAAGGATTGGTTGAGCCATCACGTACAAGCGGTCGAATGAGACTCTATTCGCAACGTGATATTGACCGGATGAAACTTATCTTACAATTGACTCGGCAGATGGGAGTGAACTTGGCTGGCGTTGATGTCGCTCTGAAACTCAAAGAACAGATCGATACGATGCAAGATGAGATCGATCAGCTTAGAGAAGAATTACGTAAGGTTAACCGTCACGGTTCTGTGCATTCAAGCAAGGCGCTTGTAACTAAAAGCAGTTACGATATCATTATTTTCGAAGAATAG
- a CDS encoding DnaJ C-terminal domain-containing protein, giving the protein MSKSLYETLGVSENATPDEIKKAYRKLARQYHPDINKEESAQDKFKEINAAYEVLSDPEKKAQYDQFGDQMFGGQNFHDFARGQGAGVDLDEILRQMFGGGGGFGGGFGGFGGGSFGGFGGLDLDLQARITIPFMTAILGGKHSVSANGQTFDIKIPAGIKSGETMRVRGKGKQYQGQAGDLLLQVEVAESNEYERKGDDLYKTFDVPLKEALFGGKIAVITPEKEVSLKVPQNTKNGQKFRLKGKGVPNRKTALTGDLYLVANVILPDVDSMDNELKSMLEAKL; this is encoded by the coding sequence ATGTCAAAAAGTTTATATGAAACACTTGGTGTCAGTGAAAATGCGACACCAGATGAAATCAAAAAAGCTTATAGAAAACTCGCACGTCAGTATCATCCTGATATCAATAAAGAAGAGTCTGCACAGGATAAATTTAAAGAGATCAATGCAGCCTATGAGGTACTAAGCGATCCTGAGAAAAAAGCACAGTACGATCAGTTCGGTGACCAGATGTTCGGTGGTCAAAACTTCCATGACTTTGCACGCGGACAAGGTGCAGGTGTGGATCTGGATGAAATCTTGCGTCAAATGTTCGGCGGTGGCGGCGGCTTTGGCGGCGGCTTCGGCGGTTTTGGAGGAGGCAGTTTTGGCGGTTTTGGCGGACTGGACCTTGATCTCCAAGCACGTATTACCATACCGTTTATGACAGCAATCCTTGGTGGTAAACATAGCGTTTCAGCGAACGGTCAGACATTTGATATCAAGATCCCCGCTGGGATCAAATCAGGTGAGACCATGCGTGTAAGAGGTAAGGGTAAACAGTACCAAGGACAGGCCGGTGATCTTCTGCTTCAAGTAGAGGTAGCAGAGTCAAATGAGTATGAAAGAAAAGGTGATGATCTTTATAAAACTTTTGACGTACCGCTAAAAGAGGCACTTTTTGGCGGTAAGATCGCAGTCATTACTCCAGAAAAGGAGGTTTCTCTGAAAGTACCTCAAAACACTAAAAACGGACAAAAGTTCAGACTCAAAGGTAAGGGCGTACCAAATAGAAAGACAGCACTCACCGGTGATCTATATTTGGTAGCTAATGTGATACTTCCGGATGTAGACAGCATGGACAATGAACTAAAAAGCATGTTGGAAGCAAAACTTTAA
- a CDS encoding rhodanese-like domain-containing protein encodes MRVILLFLLMFNFSFAELKNVWATKDFLKNDIKIIDVRTPGEWRETGIVNGSYPIMFFDEQGRFNIPLFLKELNKVVKKDEQFALICRTGSRTSEISKFLSQELGYNVINLNGGIEKLMREGYKPVMYIPKDR; translated from the coding sequence ATGAGAGTGATACTACTTTTTCTTTTGATGTTCAATTTCTCTTTTGCAGAACTCAAAAATGTCTGGGCAACCAAGGATTTTTTGAAAAATGATATCAAGATCATCGATGTGAGAACTCCGGGAGAATGGAGAGAGACAGGTATTGTTAATGGATCATATCCGATCATGTTTTTTGATGAGCAGGGGAGATTTAATATTCCGCTTTTTCTAAAAGAGTTAAATAAGGTAGTAAAAAAAGATGAGCAGTTTGCACTCATATGCCGTACAGGAAGCAGAACTTCAGAAATATCCAAATTTTTGTCCCAAGAGTTAGGGTATAACGTGATTAACTTGAATGGGGGCATTGAAAAGCTGATGAGAGAGGGATATAAGCCGGTTATGTATATACCAAAAGATCGGTAA
- a CDS encoding thiamine pyrophosphate-dependent enzyme, which yields MQTSFDRENVDIAWCPGCGNFGILKLVKEVLEELQLDKQHTVIVSGIGQAAKTPYYIDTNMFGVLHGRALPVATAIKAANPGLTVIAEGGDGDMYGEGGNHFIHTLRRNPDIVHIVHNNMVYGLTKGQASPTSQKGFVTKVQVEGVENEPFNPLSVALSLRAGFVSRVNIGNYSHAKEVLKAAFLHRGYALVDIFQPCVVFNKVNTFHWFKEHTYILEDTYDSSDFEEALKKAYESMPMPLGILYQNKNNPSTFEMHMRREDMSPLYERKHDHKKIQKLFEKY from the coding sequence ATGCAAACCTCATTTGATAGAGAAAATGTAGACATTGCCTGGTGTCCGGGATGTGGAAATTTCGGTATTTTAAAACTGGTTAAAGAGGTATTAGAAGAGCTGCAGTTAGATAAGCAGCATACCGTTATCGTCTCGGGGATAGGACAAGCAGCTAAAACACCCTACTATATCGATACCAATATGTTTGGTGTACTTCATGGCCGGGCCCTTCCTGTTGCCACTGCGATCAAAGCAGCCAATCCGGGTTTGACGGTAATTGCAGAGGGAGGTGACGGAGATATGTACGGTGAAGGTGGGAACCATTTCATTCATACACTAAGACGCAATCCAGATATCGTTCATATCGTACATAACAATATGGTCTATGGACTTACAAAAGGACAGGCCTCTCCTACCTCACAGAAAGGATTTGTCACTAAAGTACAAGTAGAGGGTGTTGAGAATGAACCATTCAATCCTCTTAGTGTCGCTCTCTCTTTGAGGGCAGGATTTGTCTCACGTGTCAATATAGGAAACTATTCCCATGCAAAAGAAGTGTTAAAAGCTGCATTTTTACACCGTGGATATGCTTTGGTAGATATTTTTCAACCCTGTGTGGTTTTTAATAAGGTAAATACCTTTCACTGGTTTAAAGAACATACCTATATACTGGAAGATACCTATGATAGTTCAGACTTTGAAGAAGCACTCAAAAAAGCGTATGAGAGTATGCCTATGCCTCTGGGTATTTTGTATCAAAACAAAAACAACCCTTCTACCTTTGAAATGCATATGAGAAGAGAAGATATGAGCCCGCTATACGAACGGAAACATGATCACAAAAAGATACAAAAACTGTTTGAAAAGTATTAG
- the purL gene encoding phosphoribosylformylglycinamidine synthase subunit PurL — MSQPIENLDEVLKAHKLSQPEYEEIVRILDGRHPNIVEIGIFSAMWSEHCSYKSSKKYLNGFPTKAPWVIQGPGENAGVIDIGDGMAAVFKMESHNHPSFIEPFQGAATGVGGILRDVFTMGARPVANLNALRFGTVTGNSDTAKYQRHLVHGVVEGIGSYGNCMGVPTIGGEVSFDESYNGNILVNAFSLGLVKADEIFLGVASGVGNSVMYVGSKTGRDGLGGAVMSSDSFTEESKSLRPTVQVGDPFTEKLLLEACLELFKTDHVVGIQDMGAAGLTSSSFEMAGKTGAGLIMHLDKVPAREEGMMPYDFMLSESQERMLICAKQGSEQAIIDIFEKWDLDVAVIGEVTDTGRMELFWHGEKCADMPIAPVSEEAPILDRPTMRPKYLDEVNAKSVDSFPAVDDQEAYEKIFSSLEVVDKAWVYNQYDSMVQTNTTKHPGSLDASSIRIKENGKALAMSSDCNPRYCYIDPKRGAALAVVESGRNVAMSGARPLSITDCLNYGNPENPEVMWQFAEGCEGIKEACAALSTPVVSGNVSLYNETNGVSVFPTPSIAMVGLNEDQNKVLPSAFQEEGSEILLIGETKGEFGGSLYIKALHGETVGTISEVDYISELALWDLVIEANKKGLLKAAKDVNVGGIATALTKMAAVSGLGVEADMTVENSRDIFDESQSRAILEVASADVESIVRMAMELGVKVTNIGKVGGDKVRVNNVELSMEKVKDIYFNTFVRTIDQDL, encoded by the coding sequence ATGTCACAACCTATTGAAAATCTAGATGAAGTTTTAAAAGCACATAAGCTTAGCCAGCCAGAATACGAAGAGATCGTTCGTATCCTTGACGGTCGTCATCCAAACATCGTAGAGATCGGTATTTTCTCTGCAATGTGGTCTGAGCACTGTTCATACAAGTCAAGTAAAAAATATCTCAATGGTTTCCCTACAAAAGCACCATGGGTGATCCAGGGACCGGGTGAAAATGCCGGTGTTATCGATATCGGTGACGGTATGGCAGCGGTATTTAAGATGGAGAGCCACAACCACCCTTCATTTATCGAGCCGTTCCAGGGTGCTGCAACAGGAGTTGGAGGTATCCTTCGTGATGTCTTTACAATGGGTGCAAGACCTGTGGCAAATCTCAATGCTTTACGTTTTGGTACAGTGACCGGTAATAGTGATACTGCAAAGTACCAAAGACACCTTGTACATGGTGTTGTAGAGGGGATCGGAAGTTACGGTAACTGTATGGGAGTACCGACAATCGGTGGTGAAGTAAGTTTTGATGAGAGCTATAACGGAAACATCCTTGTAAATGCATTCTCACTCGGTTTGGTAAAAGCTGATGAGATCTTCTTGGGCGTTGCATCTGGTGTTGGTAACTCTGTAATGTATGTAGGGTCAAAAACAGGTCGTGACGGTCTTGGTGGAGCGGTTATGAGTAGTGACAGCTTTACTGAAGAGTCTAAATCACTTCGTCCTACAGTACAGGTAGGTGACCCGTTCACGGAAAAACTTCTACTTGAGGCATGTTTGGAATTATTTAAAACAGACCACGTTGTAGGTATCCAGGATATGGGTGCTGCAGGTCTGACTTCATCTTCATTTGAGATGGCAGGTAAGACCGGTGCCGGACTTATCATGCACCTTGATAAAGTTCCTGCACGTGAAGAAGGGATGATGCCATATGACTTTATGCTTTCTGAGTCACAAGAGCGTATGTTGATCTGTGCAAAACAGGGTAGTGAGCAGGCGATTATCGATATCTTTGAGAAGTGGGACCTGGATGTTGCTGTTATCGGTGAGGTAACGGATACCGGTCGTATGGAGCTCTTCTGGCATGGTGAAAAGTGTGCAGATATGCCTATCGCACCAGTCAGTGAAGAGGCACCAATCCTTGACAGACCGACAATGCGTCCAAAATACCTAGATGAAGTAAATGCAAAGTCTGTAGACAGTTTTCCTGCTGTAGATGATCAAGAAGCATATGAGAAGATCTTTAGTTCACTTGAAGTAGTAGACAAAGCGTGGGTATATAACCAGTATGACTCTATGGTACAGACCAATACCACAAAACATCCGGGGAGTCTTGATGCCTCTTCTATCCGTATCAAAGAGAATGGAAAAGCGCTTGCAATGAGCAGTGACTGTAACCCAAGATACTGCTATATCGATCCGAAAAGGGGTGCAGCACTTGCCGTTGTTGAGTCTGGGCGTAACGTAGCGATGAGTGGTGCAAGACCACTTTCCATTACAGATTGTCTAAACTACGGTAACCCGGAAAATCCTGAAGTAATGTGGCAGTTTGCAGAAGGTTGTGAAGGGATCAAAGAAGCATGTGCAGCACTCAGCACTCCGGTTGTAAGTGGTAACGTATCTCTATATAACGAAACAAACGGTGTATCTGTATTCCCGACTCCATCGATTGCAATGGTAGGACTGAATGAAGATCAAAATAAAGTATTGCCATCAGCATTCCAGGAAGAAGGCAGCGAGATACTTCTCATCGGTGAGACAAAAGGTGAGTTTGGCGGATCACTTTACATTAAAGCACTTCATGGAGAGACTGTGGGTACTATTTCTGAAGTGGATTATATCTCAGAATTGGCACTTTGGGATCTAGTGATCGAAGCAAACAAAAAAGGGCTTTTGAAAGCAGCAAAAGATGTCAACGTCGGTGGTATTGCTACTGCGCTTACTAAAATGGCAGCTGTATCAGGTCTAGGTGTTGAAGCTGATATGACAGTAGAAAACAGTAGAGATATCTTCGATGAGTCACAAAGCAGAGCGATCCTTGAAGTAGCATCAGCTGATGTTGAATCGATCGTAAGAATGGCAATGGAGCTTGGTGTAAAAGTAACCAATATCGGTAAAGTCGGTGGTGATAAAGTAAGAGTAAATAATGTAGAACTTTCTATGGAAAAAGTAAAAGATATCTATTTTAATACTTTTGTTAGAACAATTGACCAAGACCTGTAA
- a CDS encoding TrmH family RNA methyltransferase: protein MNFIQVSNIDIPELQIYQQMRENAFREDGSFIADSPKVVNLLLEQDIQVKSIFATQEYYDKYADLIQTKEIPALYVASKEMMENIVGHTIHHNVMMHAIRPAPTSLNHLGDHIIMLDEISSTQNIGAIARSAAALGVRSYLLPQQGPHPYARRAVRVSMGHIGLMGYHLYEDIFETIKELKALGYRVYAAEVTEDSTPLSQVKVAGKWVLLMGHEGKGIAKEILDICDEVVTIEMEEGIKSFNVSVAASIMMYRFKH, encoded by the coding sequence ATGAATTTTATACAAGTATCCAATATCGATATCCCGGAACTACAGATATATCAACAGATGAGAGAGAATGCTTTTAGAGAAGACGGCAGTTTCATCGCAGACAGCCCCAAAGTGGTGAACCTTCTTCTAGAACAGGATATCCAGGTTAAAAGTATCTTTGCAACCCAGGAGTACTACGATAAGTACGCTGATCTCATACAGACCAAAGAGATCCCAGCCCTCTATGTCGCTTCAAAAGAGATGATGGAAAATATCGTAGGACACACCATCCATCACAATGTGATGATGCACGCCATCCGCCCTGCTCCAACTTCGCTCAATCATCTAGGTGATCATATCATTATGCTTGATGAGATCAGCTCTACCCAAAATATCGGTGCGATCGCTAGAAGTGCTGCTGCCTTAGGTGTAAGATCCTACCTTCTGCCGCAGCAAGGTCCACACCCCTATGCCAGACGTGCTGTGCGAGTCTCCATGGGACATATAGGACTCATGGGCTATCATCTTTATGAAGATATCTTTGAGACGATCAAAGAGCTCAAAGCACTCGGATACAGAGTCTATGCCGCAGAGGTCACCGAAGACTCCACGCCACTCTCTCAAGTAAAAGTAGCCGGTAAATGGGTACTGCTCATGGGACATGAAGGTAAAGGGATAGCTAAAGAGATACTCGATATCTGTGACGAAGTGGTCACCATTGAAATGGAAGAAGGGATCAAGAGTTTTAATGTGAGTGTCGCAGCTTCTATTATGATGTATAGGTTTAAACACTAA
- a CDS encoding 2-oxoacid:acceptor oxidoreductase subunit alpha gives MTMDELKKYNGRNGAKAYVAYNNVIYDVTESPLWQEGDHEGIHFAGEDLTSQLTGAPHGAEVFEGFTAVDTLEVPESQTNTNSETEISLKYKLKKWYQYYHPHPMTVHFPIALHLFAAAMDLLFLFNHKEAYALSVFYVFFVSTVMGFVAMVPGVLSWWVNYDFSTSQPFIIKVVISTLVLLLGIINIVLYLNDPMIVYHDSLEGIIYHTIVLFTGFCVIVLGYYGGKITWGNASAYTKTNSKNQNSSSTQALYKSQGETIHTLINAHYNLSLLIGGSAGSGIDTIEKILTDAFKASGYYVFSTKEYMSRVRGGSNSTLIRISDRPLKAPVWEVDLSIALDEMALTHMQERYTENTLVLADVTEQKSIANLIYIAINERAKALGGRQYANTYMAGVVFGLLELELDTLLQSIDKYFKDDSENIKIAQEGFKDGAVIEHSTIPKLPSNDLQNVEKLHLMDGTTACGFGFLAGGCNMVTSYPMSPSTGVLNFMAARTKEFTIVVEQSEDEIASLNMVLGGWYAGARAMTTTSGGGFALMSEALSLSGMSETPAVIYLAQRPGPATGLPTRTEQGDLNMAIYTGHGPFERIVLAPGTLEACIECGYLAFELADKYQVPVIFLSDQYLADSMSTIATVDFSQFKPENYIIQSEEGYQRFADTPDGISPRSVPGLGEGLVCAVGDEHDEAGQITESHQTRIQMVHKRARKHQGVLQNALMPKIAGNGDIAIIGWGSSYGAINEALLRLDDPRLSHVHFDWVYPLSDKQLDHLNKYRYRIVVENNATGIFADQLKLHDIKIDKKILQYNGFAFFADQLTQLINEQIKEL, from the coding sequence GAGATCATGAAGGAATACATTTTGCCGGTGAGGACTTGACATCCCAACTCACAGGTGCACCACATGGAGCTGAAGTGTTCGAGGGATTTACTGCCGTAGATACCCTTGAAGTACCTGAGTCTCAAACCAATACAAACAGCGAAACTGAAATATCCCTCAAATACAAACTGAAAAAATGGTACCAATATTACCACCCTCATCCAATGACCGTTCATTTTCCTATTGCCTTGCACCTTTTTGCAGCTGCGATGGATCTCCTTTTTCTTTTTAACCACAAAGAGGCCTATGCTTTGAGTGTTTTTTATGTTTTTTTTGTATCTACCGTTATGGGATTTGTGGCTATGGTACCCGGCGTACTAAGCTGGTGGGTCAATTATGACTTTTCAACATCCCAGCCCTTTATTATCAAAGTGGTGATATCTACCCTTGTACTTCTGCTTGGCATCATCAATATCGTACTCTATCTAAACGATCCTATGATCGTCTATCATGATTCACTAGAAGGCATTATCTACCATACCATTGTTTTGTTTACCGGCTTTTGTGTCATCGTGCTTGGTTACTATGGAGGGAAAATCACTTGGGGCAATGCTTCTGCATATACAAAAACAAATAGTAAAAATCAAAACAGTTCTTCGACTCAAGCACTCTACAAAAGTCAAGGAGAGACTATCCATACACTGATCAACGCACATTACAACTTATCTCTACTCATAGGCGGATCAGCCGGTTCAGGGATAGATACGATAGAAAAAATTCTTACCGATGCATTCAAAGCCAGCGGCTACTATGTCTTTTCCACCAAAGAATATATGTCACGGGTGCGCGGTGGAAGTAATTCTACTTTGATCCGTATCAGTGACAGGCCTCTTAAGGCACCTGTCTGGGAAGTAGATCTTTCCATCGCTTTGGATGAGATGGCATTGACACATATGCAAGAAAGATACACAGAGAACACTCTTGTTTTGGCAGATGTCACTGAGCAAAAAAGTATAGCAAACCTGATTTATATTGCCATCAATGAACGTGCCAAAGCTTTGGGTGGACGTCAATATGCCAATACCTATATGGCAGGTGTTGTATTTGGACTGTTGGAGCTGGAGCTGGATACATTACTGCAAAGCATAGACAAGTACTTTAAGGACGATAGTGAAAATATTAAAATAGCACAAGAGGGGTTCAAAGATGGTGCAGTTATTGAACACAGTACGATACCAAAGCTTCCTTCAAATGATTTACAAAATGTAGAGAAACTCCATCTGATGGATGGCACGACCGCCTGCGGATTTGGTTTTTTAGCAGGAGGGTGTAATATGGTCACCTCCTATCCTATGTCTCCATCTACTGGTGTACTCAACTTTATGGCTGCACGAACGAAAGAATTTACTATCGTGGTTGAACAGAGTGAAGATGAGATAGCTTCTTTAAACATGGTACTTGGAGGATGGTATGCAGGAGCACGTGCGATGACAACCACCTCAGGTGGAGGATTTGCACTTATGAGTGAAGCACTGAGCCTTAGCGGGATGAGTGAAACGCCGGCGGTTATCTACCTTGCACAAAGACCGGGACCTGCTACAGGCTTGCCTACACGAACTGAGCAAGGTGATCTGAATATGGCCATATATACAGGACATGGACCGTTCGAACGTATTGTTCTTGCTCCGGGAACACTTGAAGCTTGCATTGAGTGTGGTTACTTGGCATTTGAATTAGCAGACAAATATCAGGTCCCGGTGATATTTCTCAGTGATCAATATCTTGCTGATTCGATGAGTACAATCGCAACTGTTGATTTTTCACAGTTTAAACCGGAAAACTACATCATCCAAAGCGAGGAAGGTTATCAACGCTTTGCAGATACGCCTGATGGTATCAGTCCAAGAAGTGTGCCGGGATTGGGTGAGGGATTGGTCTGTGCTGTCGGTGATGAGCATGATGAAGCCGGACAGATCACGGAAAGCCATCAAACACGTATTCAAATGGTCCACAAACGTGCACGTAAACATCAAGGAGTGTTGCAGAATGCTCTTATGCCCAAAATAGCAGGAAACGGTGATATCGCTATCATAGGCTGGGGATCTAGCTATGGTGCGATCAATGAAGCTTTGTTACGATTGGATGATCCACGTCTTAGCCATGTGCATTTTGACTGGGTATACCCCCTTTCAGATAAACAATTGGATCATCTTAACAAATATAGATATAGGATTGTTGTAGAAAACAATGCAACAGGGATCTTTGCAGATCAGCTTAAACTTCATGATATCAAGATTGATAAGAAAATTCTTCAGTATAACGGATTTGCATTTTTTGCAGACCAGTTAACTCAATTGATTAATGAGCAGATAAAGGAGCTATGA
- a CDS encoding dUTP diphosphatase, producing the protein MDKILQMLKLQQQLNDATNGEGWEQGITKNGKLIDWKRCTYLECAELIESYPWKHWKNIDAEPDHANIKIEAVDIWHFIMSQGLEDYKIQNLGSIEKLAEDINALPNFVSFDADIVPTEKNHYEQIETVEELMRVIFCNEGTQKMMESFIDVAIQSELNLDSLYQLYVGKNILNQFRQDHGYKDGTYIKMWNGVEDNVQMQYILDTNDEISPEELYRALEEAYPKG; encoded by the coding sequence ATGGACAAAATACTACAAATGCTTAAGCTTCAACAGCAGCTCAATGATGCTACCAACGGTGAGGGATGGGAACAAGGAATCACTAAAAACGGTAAACTGATCGACTGGAAGCGCTGTACATACCTAGAGTGTGCAGAGTTGATCGAATCCTATCCATGGAAACATTGGAAAAATATTGATGCAGAACCTGATCATGCAAATATCAAGATCGAAGCAGTAGATATATGGCACTTTATTATGTCTCAAGGACTTGAAGATTACAAAATACAAAACCTTGGCAGTATCGAAAAACTTGCAGAAGATATCAATGCATTACCGAACTTTGTCTCTTTTGATGCTGATATCGTACCGACAGAAAAAAACCACTATGAACAGATAGAAACCGTTGAGGAGCTGATGAGAGTGATCTTTTGTAATGAAGGTACACAAAAAATGATGGAATCATTCATCGATGTAGCGATACAGTCAGAGCTCAACCTTGATTCTCTTTATCAACTTTATGTCGGGAAGAATATTCTCAATCAGTTTAGACAGGACCATGGATACAAAGACGGTACCTACATTAAGATGTGGAACGGAGTAGAGGATAATGTCCAAATGCAATACATTTTGGATACAAACGATGAGATAAGCCCGGAAGAACTCTATAGGGCTCTTGAAGAAGCGTACCCAAAAGGGTAG
- the purH gene encoding bifunctional phosphoribosylaminoimidazolecarboxamide formyltransferase/IMP cyclohydrolase produces the protein MRALLSVSDKAGIVEFAQGLEKLGWEIISTGGTYKKLSEAGVKVIEIDEVTKFPECFEGRVKTLNPYVHGGILHKRGDDAHVAQAKELGVEGIDLVCVNLYPFKATIERTEDFDEIIENIDIGGPTMVRSAAKNFNDVYIVTDAADYETVLAALASGEDTYEFRRDLMIKAYEHTAAYDGMIANYMNKRFNNGMGEHQFITGKKVFDTRYGENPHQKGALYEFDNHFTENFKQVKGEASFNNINDVNGALKIASNFGDEPAVCIVKHGNPCGFAIKGDLLESYTEALKCDPVSAFGGVVAVNGVVTKELAEKMNEIFLEVIMAPDFTAEALEVFDVKKRLKLFSQGGGTTLKMAKDAQDFKHVDGGFVFQDSDIVNTAEVHNAELKSSNTASAQEMKDLEIAWKVAALTKSNCVVYVKDSAMVAVGMGMTSRVDAAQCALKKAKEMDLDVSGAAMASEAFFPFRDSVDTAAAAGVKAIVEPGGSVRDDEVIEAANEHGIALYFTGVRHFLH, from the coding sequence ATGAGAGCATTATTAAGCGTAAGTGATAAAGCAGGGATCGTAGAGTTTGCACAAGGACTAGAGAAACTTGGATGGGAAATCATCTCAACAGGTGGTACATATAAAAAGCTGAGTGAAGCTGGAGTAAAAGTTATTGAGATCGATGAAGTAACGAAGTTTCCTGAGTGTTTTGAAGGACGTGTAAAGACACTGAACCCGTATGTTCACGGCGGTATCCTTCATAAAAGAGGGGATGATGCACATGTAGCACAAGCTAAAGAGCTTGGTGTTGAAGGGATCGATCTTGTATGTGTAAACCTCTACCCGTTTAAAGCGACGATCGAGAGAACAGAAGATTTTGATGAAATCATCGAGAATATCGATATCGGTGGACCTACAATGGTACGTTCAGCGGCTAAGAACTTCAATGATGTGTACATTGTTACAGATGCAGCTGATTATGAGACTGTACTTGCTGCACTTGCAAGCGGTGAAGATACTTACGAGTTCAGACGTGACCTTATGATCAAAGCTTATGAGCACACTGCAGCATATGACGGAATGATCGCTAACTATATGAACAAGCGTTTCAATAACGGTATGGGTGAGCATCAGTTCATTACCGGTAAAAAAGTATTTGATACACGTTATGGGGAAAACCCACACCAAAAAGGTGCACTTTACGAGTTTGATAACCACTTTACTGAGAACTTCAAACAAGTAAAAGGGGAAGCTAGCTTCAACAACATCAACGATGTAAACGGTGCACTCAAGATCGCTTCTAATTTCGGTGATGAGCCTGCGGTATGTATCGTAAAACACGGTAACCCATGTGGATTTGCGATCAAAGGTGATCTTCTTGAGTCATACACTGAAGCACTTAAATGTGACCCGGTATCTGCATTTGGTGGTGTAGTAGCAGTAAACGGTGTGGTTACAAAAGAGTTGGCTGAGAAGATGAATGAGATCTTCCTTGAAGTGATCATGGCACCAGACTTTACAGCTGAGGCACTTGAAGTGTTTGACGTGAAAAAACGTTTGAAACTCTTCAGCCAAGGCGGCGGAACGACATTGAAGATGGCTAAGGATGCACAAGACTTCAAACACGTTGATGGTGGATTTGTTTTCCAGGATAGTGACATTGTAAATACAGCTGAAGTACACAACGCAGAACTCAAAAGCAGTAACACGGCATCTGCTCAAGAGATGAAAGACCTTGAGATCGCTTGGAAAGTTGCAGCTCTTACCAAGTCAAACTGTGTTGTATATGTTAAAGACTCTGCGATGGTAGCAGTAGGTATGGGTATGACATCACGTGTGGATGCAGCACAGTGTGCACTCAAGAAAGCTAAAGAGATGGATCTTGATGTAAGCGGTGCAGCAATGGCATCTGAAGCATTCTTCCCATTCAGAGACTCTGTAGATACAGCGGCAGCAGCAGGTGTCAAAGCGATTGTTGAACCGGGAGGTTCAGTGCGTGATGATGAAGTGATCGAAGCAGCGAACGAGCACGGAATCGCACTTTACTTCACTGGTGTAAGACACTTCCTTCACTAA